ATATTTATATTTATTTCTCCTTCCTTTTGATCGGTAGAATATGGAATACCACCTACAACACGTGCATTGATGGTAGTGTCAAAACCGGCTCCAAGAAAAAAGTAGTCACCACATTTCAAACCCTCCATGTGAACATGGTCTTCGCCTGCTTCGCCTACAAAGTAAGTGTCGTAATTTGCGGGGCTTAATCCTGGTGATTCCTTCGAGTTGAACTTTACGTAAATTGTATCGAGGTAATTCGTTTTATTGAATATGGGTTTACTATGATGTTGCGGAAACGCTACAATCGTTAAACTGCCACCTTTGCTAGCTGTGCATTTGTCCTCATCTTTTTTGCAAGAGGAAATTATTGTTGTTAGGACAATTGCAGTGATGATATATTTTGACATTTCTTTTTTTTGTTAAGTTTTTTGAAATAATTATTTATCAGTTAATGCTTTTAGAAAATTAACCAAATCTTGCTTTTCCTGTACTGTTAAATTCAATGGTAGTATGAGTCCGCTTTTATTAGGATGTGGGTGGCCACCACTGTTGTAATGCTCAACTACATCTTTTAAAGTTGCCATTGAGCCATCGTGCATATAGGGAGCGGTGAGTTCTATATTGCGCAAAGAGGGCACTTTAAATTTCCCAACATCCGCTTGCTGTAGCGTAATTCGTGCGCGTCCACTATCAACGTAGTTTAAATAAACTCCGTTATTTTTAAAACTGTAATCAGTAAAATTATACTGTCCATGACAATGAAAACATTCTCCCTTCTCAGCAAAGAAAATATTCATTCCATTTATTTCGGAGGGTGTTAATGCTGCTGTGTTTTTGTCATAAAGGTAATCATCATAACGCGATTTTCCAGTAAAGAGTGTGCGTTCATAACAAGCAATTGCCCGAGTGAGTGTATATACACTTGGCGGTTGGTTATATGCTTTTTGAAAAAGAGAAGGATAATCAGGATGCTTGTTTAACCTTGCTACAACCTGATTTATATCAAAATCCATTTCAAGCGGATTTTCTATTGGCGCAAGCACTTGTTGTTCAAGTGATGGCACACCACCATCCCAAAACATATATGGTTGATAGGCTGTATTTAAAATAGTCATTGAGTTGCGTGTAGTGCGATTGCTGTCAATGCCTAAACTAAACTGCACGCCATCGGTAAACTTCTTATCGGTGTGATGACAACTGCTGCACGAAATGGTATTATCGCGGGAAAGCAATGGGTCAAAAAATATTTCTTACCCAAATCAATTCTGTTTTGCGTTGGTTGATTGTCGGCTGGGATAAGAGGATAAGGAAATCCCGTGGGTGTATTAAGTATCAGTACTTCGTTGCCTTTGTCTTCTGCTGCCGGATCCTTTTTACAAGCGGAAATGCAAAAGAATATGCAAATCACCATCACAGCCCTTCTGCCTCTGGGCAGAAGGGCTTTTAAGATGGATTCTGTAAATGAAATCACTCTCATTGTCTTATTCTATTGAAAAGGCTGTTGGCCAGTTGTTGGCAATTTTTGTAGCAAGAGGCATGTTGTCCATAGTATGGGTTGCGTTTTCTGTTCGCATGTCTACGTTGTTCAACACCTTCAGCAAGTCGAATTCCAAACCTATTTCATAATCGCTTCCACTTACAACTGTAAACGCCTCAGTAGAAAAATCAATGCTACACTTGAAATTATCCATACCAATATGATAGAAGTATTCAAAATCAAGAGGTCCGTTTGCAGCCTGTGTAGTATCAACCTTTCCTTCTATTTTCATAAAGATGTAGCCACTATTCCAACTCCAATGTATGCCTGGACTTTGTATTGCAAGCGGATTGCCGGCCGCATAGGTTGTTGGGTCGCTGTGATTGGTAGCACTGTCTAAACCAACGATAAATTTAAAACCCTTGTAAGAGCCAATAGGCACTTTTGCTAATTCATATTTGCTGGTTGCCGGATTAACAAGAATAACTTTTCCGGATATCGGTAGCTGGCTTCCATCATTTTTAATAAGAACAATATTCGAAAGATAATAACGAAAATCGGAAAGGTTAAACTTTCTTCCTGATGCATCCTGATACTGCGTTCCATAAACAGCAGCGCTTGTTCCTACCATGGTATGCATATGGAAAGAAAGTTTTTGCTCCGTGCTTGGTGTTGGTGCCGGTGTTTCGTCATCATCTTTTTTACATCCTGTAAAAATTGTTGCTGTTGTTAGCAATGCCACAAGGGCCATTAAGATTACTTTGTTTTTTTTCATTTTCTTTATTTTTAAAATTGTTTGATAAGTGATTAATCTGATTTTGTTTTTTATTATTTGAATTAATTAAGTGCAACCGAAATGCCCGTTATAATTCTGAATTTCATTTCAGGTTGCGGCATATTTAATGTTTGACTAACGGGTAATTGAAATGCTGTATTGATGGATATTTTATTAAAATAAAAATCTAAGGCTGCATGAGCATAAGTTATTGTTCCACCTGAATTGCTGATATAATAATTCTCGTTCCAATCTTTACCTGCCTGTTCAACAAATACTCCTGTGCTAGGATTAAGCTGCATTTTGTTTACATTAAATTGATAATAAACTATTGCATTTGCATTTAATTTGTTTCCATATTGAAAAGATTCACTATTGATAGTAGCAATCAAATAAGACGCATTTACATTGAAACCTACGCGGTTAATTTTTCCCAAATAAGACGTACTAGCAATAAAATCCCAACTGCCTGTTCCGGGTTGATGCATTCGTTCAAGAGGGTTTCCATTAACACCAAGCTTGTATTTACCTGTTGGAAATTTTATACCACCTCCGGCAAACAACCGATGCGATAGTTTTGAACTATCCATGTTTGTTTTGTTGAACAACTGATAATGAGCAATCACAATTGGGTCGCCAATTCCTTTAATGGGTTCATCGCTTTCAGCCTCACCATGATGATGTCCATTCATTGCATCTTCGCCTTTACTGCTTGTTCCCTCAGCATTATAGATGTATGGAAGGGAAAATATTAGTTGGAGTTTTTGAACCGGATATAACTGTCCGTATAATTCCAGGATATTGCGCTTTTCCCAAAAATGGCTTTGGGAGAGATTGGCATCGGCAAACTCTGATAAATTATGATGCGTTCCATGGTATCTCATAGAATGATACCGCAAGCCAACAATGTTCTTTTTGTACTGTGGATTTAACCCCAAATAACAATTACAAAAATCACATGCGTGGAGCAGTTGAGTACTTAATATAACAATTACTATGATAATTAGTTTATTCATTTTTTTGTTAAAATATTTATTACAACAATTTGAAGTTGCTTAAATGCAACACTGTTTTTCTTTGCTTCTATAAGCAAAAGAAATATAGCCATCATGCACACTATGTGTAGCGTGCGTGACAATAAGAAATAAATAAGTTAAACGGTTGGTGGATGAAAGATTGAAAAGCTTACAGATTGTGCTTTGCGCAAGAGAAAGAAGCTATCGTATTTTGTTATTTCAAAACAAGCGCTGAAAGGGAAGTGGATGTTTTTTTGAAAGAATTGAACTGTTTCATTTTTTTCTTTTGCTGACGATGTAGGGCCTTGATCCTTTTTGTCCTGCTCTTTCATTTCTTTCATCATATGACACTTCCCATAACAATTCATTTTGGGTTTTGCCTTGTCTTCACAAAGCACCGTTGCATAAGTCTGTTTGTTGATGAGATAATGAACAAATATCATCGTATGCCTAAAAGCAGAAAGCATCATAATGCCGACAAGAGATAAGAGTAGGAATTTTTTCATTAACGGTTCAAAAGAAGATTAAATAATTGTATCATGCAATGACATTTCTCATGTTTTATACTTTGATAGGTTTAGTAAAAAATAAATATTCGGTTGAATAATGAAAAACGAACTTATAGAGGTGCTTGCGCACTGCATGTTTGAGTTACAATTATGTTATCTAGCTACATAGTTTTACTATATTAAAATTGCATAAAGTTTATGCTTATTCATTATTCTATCAATATCAAGTTGCTTCATCCAATTTGACTCTTGATTTATGCCTCTGATATGAATTTTTGGGTAATTGGAATAGAGTAGGGTGCTGATGATTATATTTTCTGTATCATGTTGTCCAACCTGTTTTGGCTTTGAATTAGTCATCTTGGTCGTTAACTCTTAAAATTTTGCTTTAATCTGGTAAGCCATTGTCTATTAATTGCTCATATCACCAACCAAGATTTTGAAGAAACATTTTCGATGCGTGCTTTGTCATTTGTTTTAAAATCGATATTTGTAATTACATTATTTGGTAATCTGCTGTTAATCTTATTTTTTGAAAATTAAATAAACAGCTAATACCAAGAGTCCAAAATCAAAAAAAATGCATCAATCTGAATTCTTCGGACTTAAAAAATATGGTCGAAAAAAAACAGATAAAATCAAATTCCCACTTCCTAAATTGCTTTAAGTTGTTTTAAATAATAAAGGCCACCATGCTTTTTAAAACCGATACGGTTTGCTGGTACTTGAAAACAATATTCATTAAAAGCAATGCCCAAACTTATTAATAGAATTAAAAAAATACCCTGTTTACTTTCCCTACAAAACATCTTTGAACTTAAGATGCCCATGCAAAGCAAAGTACTAAAAGCATTTAAAATAGCAATAATCCTATGGCAAGAAATGACGCATTTTTTATGAAAGATTCTAGTTAAGGCGATTTTTAATAAACAAGAATGGCAAAATAAAGAAAAGGCTCTGAACCTAAAATCGTTTACTGAGATCTTAAATTCCTTGTGTTTTGGTTGTGAACTAGCTA
The Bacteroidota bacterium DNA segment above includes these coding regions:
- a CDS encoding cytochrome-c peroxidase, translated to MLSRDNTISCSSCHHTDKKFTDGVQFSLGIDSNRTTRNSMTILNTAYQPYMFWDGGVPSLEQQVLAPIENPLEMDFDINQVVARLNKHPDYPSLFQKAYNQPPSVYTLTRAIACYERTLFTGKSRYDDYLYDKNTAALTPSEINGMNIFFAEKGECFHCHGQYNFTDYSFKNNGVYLNYVDSGRARITLQQADVGKFKVPSLRNIELTAPYMHDGSMATLKDVVEHYNSGGHPHPNKSGLILPLNLTVQEKQDLVNFLKALTDK